The DNA segment CCCATCACGCCGAACTGCTCGCGGAAAAAGTCGGCGATCCTTACGGCACGATGATCCTGACCCTCGCCGCCGTGCTGGTGGAAGTGGTGATTCTGGCGATCATGATGAGCAACGAAGCCTCGCCCACGCTGGTGCGTGACACGATCTATTCAGCGGTAATGCTCGACATCAACGGCATCCTCGGCCTCGCTGCGCTGATGGGTGGGATCAAGCATGGCGAACAGTCCTACAACGACGACTCGGCGCGCAGCTACAGCGTGATGATTCTCACCGCGATGGGCGTGTCGATGGTGGTGCCGGAGTTTATTCCCGAAGCGAACTGGAAGCTCTATTCGGCGTTCACCATTGGCGCGATGGTGGTGCTTTACGCCTTGTTCCTGCGCATGCAGGTCGGGCCCCACAGCTATTTTTTCAGCTACAGCTACCCGGACAAGCGACGCAAGAAAGAACCGATTGAGCAAGAACCGAAACCGCTGAGCCTGGGCCTGTCGATCGGCATTCTGGTCGGCGGTGTGGTGGTGATCGGTGCGCTCGCCGAGATCATGTCCAAGACCCTCGATCTCGGCCTGGAAGGCACCGGGGCGCCGCCGGTGATCACGGCGATTCTGGTGGCGGCGATTTCCGCCGCGCCGGAAATCCTCACGGCATTGCGCGCGGCACTGGCCAACCGCATGCAGTCGGTGGTCAATATTGCGATGGGGGCGTCACTGTCGACGGTGATCCTGACTGTACCGGTGATGGAGGCCATGGCGCTGTACACCGGCCAGCCGTTTCAGATGGCGATGACCCCGGTGCAGACGGTGATGATCTTCATCACCCTGATCGTCAGCGCAATCAACCTCAACGACGGCGAGACCAATGCCATCGAAGGCATGACCCACTTTGTGCTGTTTGCGACGTTTATCATGCTGTCGCTGCTGGGCGTTTAAGAACACCAAAAATCACTGTGGGAGCCAGCCTGCTGGCGATTACGGTGCATCAGTCAACATTTCTGTTGCTGACCCACCGTAATCGCCAGCAGGCTGGCTCCCACAGGTTTGATCAGTGTTGAATCAGGTCCCGGCGATCAGCTGCCGCGCCGCCTGGCTGTGATCGGCGATCAGGCCTCTGAGATCCAGCCCTTCAACCTGACCATCCACCACACGCCACTTGCCACCAATCATCACCCGATCGGCACGGTCCGCGCCGCACAGCAGCAGTGCCGAAATCGGGTCGTGGCTGCCGGAGAAGCGCAACTCGTCGAGCTTGAACAACGCCAGATCCGCCTGCTTGCCGACTGCCAGTTCACCGATGTCGCTGCGGCCCAGCAAACTCGCCGAGCCCTTGGTCGCCCAGCCCAGCACGCGTTCCGGGGTGATCTTTTCGGCGCCATAACGCAGGCGCTGGATGTAAAGCGCCTGACGCGCTTCGAGGATCATGTTCGAGGCGTCGTTGGACGCCGAACCGTCAACGCCCAGCCCGAACAACGCGCCGGCGTCGGTCAGGTCGATACTTGGGCAGATGCCCGACGCCAGGCGCATGTTCGAACTCGGGCAGTGGCAGATGCCAGTGCCGGCCTGACCAAGACGAGCGATTTCGTCCGGGTTGAAGTGGATGCCGTGGGCCAGCCAGGTGCGCGGGCCGAGCCAGCCGACGCTGTCCAGATAATCGACGGTGCGCAGGCCGAAACGCTGCAGGCAGAAATCTTCTTCGTCGAGGGTTTCGGCCAGGTGCGTGTGCAGGCGCACGTCGAGTGTGTTCGCCAGTTCGGCGCTGGCCGACATGATTTCCGGCGTTACCGAGAATGGCGAACACGGTGCGAGGGCGATCTGGATCTGCGCGCCGTCGCCGCGTTCGTGGTACTCGTGAATCAGGCGCTGACTGTCATCGAGAATCACTTGGCCTTCCTGCACGGTCTGCTGCGGAGGCAGGCCGCCGTCCTTTTCGCCGAGGCTCATCGAACCGCGGGTGAGCATGGCGCGCATGCCCAGTTCGCGCACGGTTTCGACTTGCACGTCGATGGCGTTTTCCAGGCCGTCCGGGAACAGATAATGATGGTCAGCGGCGGTGGTGCAGCCCGACAGCAGCAGCTCGGCCAATGCCACTTTGGTCGCAAGGGCGAGTTTTTCCGGAGTCAGACGTGCCCATACCGGGTACAAGGTTTTCAGCCACGGGAACAAGGGCTGATTGACCACCGGCGCCCAGGCGCGGGTCAGGGTTTGATAGAAGTGGTGGTGGGTGTTGATCAGCCCCGGCAGGATCACATGCTCGCGGGCATCGAACACTTCGCTGCACGGCGCCGAGGGTTGCTGGCCGGCGGCGAGCACTTCGACGATCACACCGTCTTGCAAGACCAGACCGCCACGGGCATCGAGCGCGTTGGCCGTGAAAATGGCGAGGGGGGTTTTTAACCAGATACGGGTCGCAGGCATGGTCGCCGGCTCCTCTGAAAGTTGGGTTCAGGGTTGCCAGCTCAGTGTTGCCCTGTCTGCTGATCCAGGTTCGCCGCGACGGCGAGGCGCGCAGTTTCAAACAAATCGCCGCGCCGGGCAAGCCCGACCCGACCAGACAACCTGCAATACCCCTGTGGGAGCTAGCCTGCTAGCGATAGCGGAGTGTCAGTCACTGATTCTGAAACTGACACACCGCATCGCTAGCAGGCTAGCTCCCACAGTTACATCTGCGGGTTTACCAGGGAATCGTTTCACCCTTGTAATTGACGAAATGATGCCCGCCCTTGCCGCTGAACGCGTTGACCTGATCAATCAGCCCACGGGTGCTGGTTTCCACGTCGAGGTCAGCGCCGTCGCCGCCCATGTCGGTTTTCACCCAGCCCGGATGCAGCGACAGCACGGTCAGTTTCTGCTCGCCCAGTTGCGTGACGAAGGTGTTGGTCATCGAGTTCAGCGCAGCTTTGCTCGCCTTGTACAACGCCAACTCCGGTGCATCGGGCACCGTCACGCTGCCAAGTCCGGAACTCATGAATGCCAGCACGCCGCTGCCGTCGCGGATCTGCCCGGCAAAGCGCTGGGCCAGATTGATCGGCGCCACTGCGTTGGTGAAAAACAGCTTGCCGACTTCGGCCAGGGTCGCGCCGCCCGGGGTCTGTACTTCCGGGCCCTTGACCCCGGCATTGACGAACAGCAGGTCGAACGTTTCGCCCTTCAATTGCTGACTGAGGGCGATCACCGCTTGCTGATCATCCATGTCGAGCTTCTCGATCCGCACGCTGCCCAGCGCTTGCAGCGCCTCGGCGTTCTGCGGATTGCGCACAGTGGCGGTGACTTGCCAGCCATCGGCCAGCAGGGTTTTCACCAGCCCGAGGCCCAAACCCCGAGAGGCACCGATGATCAGTGCGTTTTTTGCCTGAGACATGATGGGTTCCTTGATTGTCAGCGTTCAGGATTCAATGGACAGGCCTGCCCGAGCCGAAGTTGCAGCGCCCGGCGCAAAAGAGGCAGCGACCGGAGCATACCCCAGCCTTTGCCGTGCTTGCTTCCTGAAGTTCTCAAGATTGTTGGGTATGGAGCAGGCGTGATTCAGGTGTTGCCTGTGCGGACGCCATCGCGAGCAGGCTCACTCCTGCATTGGATCGGGTTCGCAGGCCCCCTGTAGGAGTGAGCCTGCTCGCGATGGGGTCATTAAATTCACCTCTTAATGCCCTGATTGCCACGGCTGCCCCAACGACACCGGCGCATACAACCGCGTACGCAACGCATCCCGCGACAGCAGCACCAACACGATAATCGTCGCCACGTACGGCAGCATCGCCAGCAGGCTTGAAGGAATCGCCAGCCCCAAGCCCTGCGCCACCAGATGCAGGATGCTGGCGAGGCCGAACAGATACGCGCCGAGCAACAACCGCCACACCCGCCAACTGGCAAACACCACCAGCGCCAGGGCAATCCAGCCGCGCCCGGCGGTCATGTTTTCCGCCCACATCGGCGTGTACGCCAGCGACAGATAGGCCCCGGCCAGCCCAGCCATCGCCCCGCCAAACAGCACCGCCAGGGTGCGCACGGTCAGCACCGGTAATCCCATCGCAATGGCCGCATCGGGATTTTCGCCGACCGCTTGAATGATCAGCCCGACACGACTCTTGATGATCACCCACGCCACCAGCGCAAACAGCGCGAACGACAGGTACACCAGCAGATCCTGGGCGAACAGCATGCGCCCGAGCAGCGGAATGTCACTCAGGTACGGAATCGCCAACGGCTCAAACCCGGCCAGCGGTTTGCCTACCCAGGCCGCGCCGACAAACGTCGATAGCCCGACACCAAAAATCGTCAGCGCCAACCCGGTCGCGACCTGATTGGCGTTGAACACCAAGGCGACCAGGGCAAACAGCGACGACAGCAGCATCCCCGCGAGCATCGCCAGCAGCACGCCCAGCCACAGGTTGCCGCTGCTGAGCGCGACGATAAAACCGATCACCGCACCAAACAACATCATCCCTTCCTGACCCAGGTTGAGCACGCCGCTCTTTTCGCAGATCAGTTCACCCAGCGCCACCAGCAACAGCGGCGTGCCGCAGCGCACCATGGCGTAGAAAATATTGCTCAACAGATCGATATCCATCACAGCGCTCCGGCGGTTACGGCGGTGGTCGACGTGCGTCGGATCCAGCGCCGATTCAGGCGCGGCCGATAGAGGATCAACACGTCACAGGCGAGCAGGAAAAACAGCATCATTCCCTGAAACAACTGGGTGATTGCCTGCGGCAAATTTAGGCTCATCTGCGCGCTCTCGCCGCCGAGGTACAGCAGCGCCATCAGCAGACTGGAAAACACGATGCCGATTGGATTGAGCCGGCCGAGAAACGCCACGGTGATCGCCGCATAGCCATACCCCGGCGAGACCTGCGGGACCAATTGGCCAATCGGCCCGGTGACTTCGCTGACTCCGGCAAGCCCCGCCAGGCCGCCGCTGATCAGCAGCGCCAGCCAGATCAAACGTTTCTCGCGAAAACCGACGAATCCTGCCGCACGCTTGTCCAGACCGAGCACTTTGATCTGGAAACCGATAAAGCTTTTCTGCAACAGCACCCACACCGCCACCAACGCGAGCAGGGCGAAATACACCCCGCCATGCACGCGGCCATCTTCGAGCAACAGTGGCAACCGGCTGGCGTCGCCGAACATCGCCGACTCGGGAAAGTTGAACCCGGCCGGGTCCTTCAGCGGCCCGTGCACGCAGAACAGCAGCAGGTTCAGTGCGATGTAGTTGAGCATGATGCTGGTGAGAATTTCATTGGCGTTGAAGCGCGTGCGCAACCACGCCGTCAGCCCGGCCCAAGCGGCGCCGGCGAGCATGCCGACGAGCAGAATCAGCACCAGCGCCCAGCGGCTTTGCCAGTCGATGATGTGCACCGCCACGGCGCTGCCGGCGAGGGCGCCGAGGAGCAATTGACCTTCGGCGCCGATGTTCCAGATTCGCGCCTGATAGGCCACCGCCAGACCGAGTGCGCAGAGCAGAATCGGCAATGCCTTGACCAGCAATTCGGAGATGCCATAGAGATCGCTGACCGGCACGATCAGCAGCGTGTGCAAGGTTTGCAGCGGGTCGTGGCCGAGGGCGATGAACAGCAGCGAGCCGCACGCCAGGGTCAGCACGGCGGCCAGTAACGGCGAGCACCAAAGCATCAGGCGCGATTGCTGGCCACGCGGTTCGAGGGAAAGCAGCATGTCAGGAAAACTCCGTTAAACCGTGGCCGATGAAGGTGAGTGCGCGAACTGCCCGGCCATCCAGCCGCCGACGTCGCTGAGCTGCGTTTCGCCAGTGTCCTGGAGCGGCGACAGACGCCCGCCGCACAACGCGCCGAGGCGGTCGCTGATCTGAAACAGCTCGTCGAGGTCTTCGGAGATCACGAGAATCGCCGCGCCGGCATCGCGCAGCGCAATCAATGCTCGGTGGATGGTCGCCGCAGCGCCAACGTCGACGCCCCAGGTCGGATGTGCGGCGATCAACAGTTTCGGTTGCTGGAGAATTTCCCGGCCGAGAATGAATTTCTGCAGATTGCCGCCGGACAGGCTGCGCGCGGCGGTCTGCGTGTCTGGGGTTTTCACACCGAAGCGCTGGATGATTTGCTCAGCAAAGGTTTCAAGTTTGCTGCGCTGGATCATGCCGCGGCTGACCAATCCCTGCTGAAAAGCGGTCAATAAAGCGTTATCGGCCAAGCTCAATTCCGGCACTGCGCCGTGGCCAAGACGTTCGGCCGGGACAAACGCCAGACCGAGTTTGCGCCGCGCATCCGGGCGCAGATCGGCAACGTTTTGCGCGCCGAATCGAATGGTGGCGGCGTCTGTTCGAGGCACGCGCTGTTCGCCACTGAGCAGCGCCAGCAATTCATCCTGACCATTGCCGGCCACCCCGGCGATGCCGACGATTTCTCCGCTGCGGACCTGCAAGTCGATATCGCCCAACGAGCAGCCGAACGGATCGGGGTTGTGCCAGCTCAGCCCGCTCACCTGGAGGAACGCCGCGCCGCCGCTGACCTTGGGGTAATCGCCAATCATCGTCGCCGCTTCGCCAACCATCAATTGCGCCAGTTGCTGATCCGAGCATTCGGCCGGTCGGCAATGCCCGGCGACACGCCCGCCGCGCAAGACCGTAGCACTGTGGCACAGGGCGCGAACCTCACCGAGCTTGTGGCTGATAAACAGAATGCTGCAGCCCTCGGCGGCGAGGCGGCGCAGGGTGACGAATAGCTCGTCGGCCTCCTGCGGCGTCAGCACCGAGGTGGGTTCATCGAGGATCAGCAGACGAATGTCCTGCATCAGGCAACGCACGATCTCGACGCGCTGACGCTCGCCGATCGACAGGCTGTGGACAAGTCGTTCTGGCTCCAGCGCCATGCCATAACGGCGCGACACTTCGGCAATCTTCGGTGCCAGTTGTTGCGGCGTGCCAGCCGCCGCGCCCATTGCCAGTGCAATGTTCTGCGCCACGCTAAGCGTTTCGAACAGCGAGAAATGCTGGAACACCATGCCGATTCCCAACTGCCGCGCCTGCGCCGGGTTGCGGATTTTCACCGACTGACCTTGCCAGAGCATGTCGCCCGCATCGGCTTGGGTGACGCCGTAGATGATCTTCATCAAGGTGCTTTTGCCGGCGCCGTTTTCGCCGAGCAAGGCATGGATTTCCCCGGGCGCAATGCTCAGGTCGATGGCGTCATTGGCCAGACAACCGGGGTAGCGTTTGCTGATATGGCGTAGTTGCAGGCGCGGGACGGGCGGAGCGATTGGCATGACAGGCTCGACTGCTTGGAGTTGTGCCTGTGGATAAAGCAATTTCCTGGCCATTGAGTCAGGAACGCTCGCGGGCCGCGTTCGGCGGTGCCTGATGTAGAGCTTCGGATTAATAAAAGTACGCAAACGCAGCACCAATTCGGCGCAAAGGTATTGATCGGGCTCCAGTTTTGCTCATGGGTAACTGATCAAAAAACGAGCAAACCGTTGCGAAGCAGGCAGAACCTGCGACAGCGCCGGTCATGAACGGGTTATCCACAGGTTGTTCCACAGTTATTGTGCGCAAGCCAGAAAGCTCGGCATAAGCACTGCGGTGCTTTGTTCTAATGGTGCTAAACGTCGCTAACTGATTGTTTGGACTTGGAATTTCCGTTTCGTCGGGGAAATTGAACGAAAAGTGAACAAACTGCGCAAAGCCGCGTGACAGAAGGGTTACAGGCGAATGTACTCAGGTTATCCACAGTCGGGTGCACAGCGCATGTGGGCAACTTGGCGGAATAAGGGGAAACGGCTGCGCCCTAAAAGCTCGCAACTTTCTAGTGCTGCAGCAAAATCCGTCCGCGACTCAGATCGGCCAATTGGCTTTGCAGCAAATCGATGTGGGCCGCACCCAGTGCCAGACGCAACTCGACGCCGTTGGCGGTGAAATTTTCTTCCAGCACCAGGCCGCCAAGGTCCGCCACGCGCAGCTTGACCAGGGCCAGTTCGGAAAATCCACAGGCACAGCTCAGCGGCACACGACTGATCAGTTCGATCTTGTCCGCCGCTTGCAGGCATTTGTTCGCACCACCGCCGTATGCCCGCGCCAAACCTCCCGTGCCCAGTTGAATGCCACCGTACCAACGGATCACCAGCACCGCGACCTGATCGCAATCCTGTGCCTCGATCGCCGCCAGAATCGGCCGCCCGGCGGTGCCGCCGGGCTCGCCGTCATCGCTGCTGCGGTATTGCGCGCCGAATTTCCACGCCCAGCAATTGTGCGTGGCATTCAGATCGCTGTGCTGCTCGAAAAACGCCTGCGCATCGTTTGGGCTGTCGATCGGCGCGGCGAGGGTGATGAAGCGGCTTTTGCGAATCTCTTCGCGGTACTCGCAAAAACCGCTGAGGGTAAAAGGCATAAAACGTCTTATACAGAAGGAGTGAGGCCGCAGCCCTTGAGGATAATGCGGATCAGGTTGTTGCCGGCGTCTTCCATGTCCTGTTTGGTCAACTTGCTGCGCCCGCTGACCCGGCAAATCTGCGTGGCGAAGTCGGCGTAATGCTGGGTGCTGCCCCACAGCAGGAAGATCAGGTGCACCGGATCGACCGGGTCCATTTTGCCCGCATCGATCCAGGCCTGGAACACGGCGGCGCGGCCCTGGAACCAGGCGCGATAGTCCTGATTGAAATACTCGGTCAGGCATTCGCCGCCGCTGATCACTTCCATCGCGAAGATTCGCGAGGCCTGTGGCTGGCGGCGTGAGAACTCCATTTTGGCGCGGATATAGCGGGTCAGCGCCTCAGCCGGATCGTCCTCGGCGGTCAGGGTGTTAAAGGTGCTGTCCCACAACTCGATGATGTTACTCAGCACCGCCACGTACAAACCGAGTTTGTTGGTGAAGTAGTAATGCAGGTTGGCTTTCGGCAACCCGGCATTCTGCGCGATGGTGTTCATGCTGGTGCCTTTGAACCCGTGACGGGCGAACTCGTCTTCGGCGGCTTTGAGAATGGTCTCTTCGTTCTTCTGACGAATGCGGCTGGCGGGTTTGCCGCCGTGAGCGGGGACTTCAAAGGTCATAGGCACTTCCGGGTTTGTCTGTGGGTGCAACCAGTTGCGTTGATAGCGCACCCACAGGCATCCGACAAGTCCTAGCGCGATAAAACCGTTACGCCTGTTCGATCTTGTTCAGCGTGGCCGGCGCTTCAGTGGCCGCGGTTTGGCTTTCCGGCAGCAGCAGGCACAAGACGATGGCGGTCAAGCCGCCGCTGGTAATCGCCGAGTCGAACAGGTTCTGCACCAGCTTCGGCAAAAGGTGCAGCAGGTTCGGTTGCGCGGCGATGCCCAGGCCGACGCCGAATGAAGTGGCAATGATCAACATGCTGCGCCGGTCCAGCGGCGACTGCGCAAGGATGCGCACCCCGGCCGCTGCAACGGCGCCGAACATCACCAGCGTCGCGCCACCCAGCACCGGTTTCGGAATCTGCTGCAGCACCGCGCCGATCATCGGGAACAGGCCGAGGCAGAACAGGATCGAACCGATGTAGAGGCCGACGTAACGGCTGGCGACTCCGGTCAATTGGATCACGCCGTTGTTCTGCGCGAAGGTGGTGTTGGGGAATGCGCTGAACGTCGCGGCGATCATGCAGCTCACGCCATCACCCAATACGCCGCCGCGCAAACGGCTTATATAGGAAGGACCGCTGATGGGCTGGCGAGCGAGCATGCAATTGGCGGTGAGGTCGCCGACGGTTTCGAGGGTGCTGATCAGATAAATCAGCGCGACTGGCAGGAAAGCTGTCCAGTCAAAGCTGAAACCGAACTTGAACGGCGTGGGAAAACTCACCAGTGGCACGTCAGGCAACGGCTGCGGCAGCAGTTTTCCGCTGAACCACGCGGCCAGACTGCCCAGCACCAGACCGATGATGATCGCCGACAGGCGCACCCACGGCGTGTTCGAGCGGTTGAGCAGAATGATCGTCAGCAACACGAATACGCCCAGCGCCAGATTACCCGGCGCACCGAAGTCCGGCGCATTGAAACCACCGCCCAGATCGGTGATGCCGACCTTGATCAGGCTGATGCCGATCAGGGTGATGACAATGCCGGTCACCAGCGGCGTGACGACCCGGCGCAACTGGCCGATGAAGCGGCTGAGCACGATTTGCACCAGTGCACCGAAAAAACACACACCAAAAATCATCGCCAGAATGTCTTCCGGACTGCCGCCACGCTGCTTGACCAGAAACCCGGCAGAGAGAACGGCGCCAAGAAAGGCGAAACTGGTGCCCTGCAGGCAAATCATCCCGGCACCAATGCCGAACGGCCGCCGCGCCTGGATAAAGGTGCCAACGCCGGAGACCATCAGCGCCATGCTGATCAGATATGGCAGGTGCGCGGTCAGGCCGAGCGCCGAGCCGATCACCAGCGGCGGTGTGATGATGCCGACGAAGCTGGCGAGCACGTGTTGCAGTGCGGCAAGGATCGCCGCGAGGGGTTTTGGACGGTCGTCGAGGCCGTAGATCAGTTCACTGGGCGAATCGGAATCTGGCTGCATGGCGCTGGGCTTCTTGTTCAGGGATCGGGTTGATCCTGCTTTGCAAAAAGCTGTCCACTTGCTCAGGTTATTATGTTTTTTAGTCTGTAGGGCCCAGCGCTACCGGGGCTTTGGAGGATTTTTAGCGTGTCGCCGCCAGGCTTTCGAGAAAGCTTTCCAGCACCAAATGAGGGCGGCGCCCCTTGCGCGTGACCGATGCGAGGCTCAGGTCATAGAACCGTGTAGTGGATTTCAGCGCACGCAGACGACCTTGCTGAACCCAGAGGCTGGCGTAGTGATCCGGCAAATAACCGATGTAGCGCCCGGTCAGAATCAGGAACGCCATGCCTTCACGGTCCGAAGCGCTGGCGGTGCAATTGAGCGCCTGATAATGCGCCTGGATGTCCGCCGGTAAACGGAACGTCGGCGCGATGGCGTCCTGGCTGTTCAGGCGCTGGTCATCGAGTTGTTCGTCATCGACATAAAACAACGGATGGCCGACCGCGCAATAAAGCAGCGATCGCTCGCTGTACAGCGGCTGATACTCCAGGCCCGACAGCGCGCTGGCCTGCGGCACTACGCCGACATGCAGACGGCCATCGAGCACGCCTTGCTCGACTTCATTGGGCGCGATCATGCGGATCTGAATCTGCACATCCGGCCCGCGCTCCTTCAACTGCGCCAGAGCGTGGGTGATGCGCATGTGGGGCAGGGTGACGAGGTTGTCGGTCAGGCCGATGATCAACTCGCCACGCAAGTGTTGATGCAGGCCGT comes from the Pseudomonas granadensis genome and includes:
- a CDS encoding SDR family oxidoreductase; this translates as MSQAKNALIIGASRGLGLGLVKTLLADGWQVTATVRNPQNAEALQALGSVRIEKLDMDDQQAVIALSQQLKGETFDLLFVNAGVKGPEVQTPGGATLAEVGKLFFTNAVAPINLAQRFAGQIRDGSGVLAFMSSGLGSVTVPDAPELALYKASKAALNSMTNTFVTQLGEQKLTVLSLHPGWVKTDMGGDGADLDVETSTRGLIDQVNAFSGKGGHHFVNYKGETIPW
- a CDS encoding TetR/AcrR family transcriptional regulator, translated to MTFEVPAHGGKPASRIRQKNEETILKAAEDEFARHGFKGTSMNTIAQNAGLPKANLHYYFTNKLGLYVAVLSNIIELWDSTFNTLTAEDDPAEALTRYIRAKMEFSRRQPQASRIFAMEVISGGECLTEYFNQDYRAWFQGRAAVFQAWIDAGKMDPVDPVHLIFLLWGSTQHYADFATQICRVSGRSKLTKQDMEDAGNNLIRIILKGCGLTPSV
- a CDS encoding IMPACT family protein — its product is MPFTLSGFCEYREEIRKSRFITLAAPIDSPNDAQAFFEQHSDLNATHNCWAWKFGAQYRSSDDGEPGGTAGRPILAAIEAQDCDQVAVLVIRWYGGIQLGTGGLARAYGGGANKCLQAADKIELISRVPLSCACGFSELALVKLRVADLGGLVLEENFTANGVELRLALGAAHIDLLQSQLADLSRGRILLQH
- a CDS encoding ABC transporter permease, producing MDIDLLSNIFYAMVRCGTPLLLVALGELICEKSGVLNLGQEGMMLFGAVIGFIVALSSGNLWLGVLLAMLAGMLLSSLFALVALVFNANQVATGLALTIFGVGLSTFVGAAWVGKPLAGFEPLAIPYLSDIPLLGRMLFAQDLLVYLSFALFALVAWVIIKSRVGLIIQAVGENPDAAIAMGLPVLTVRTLAVLFGGAMAGLAGAYLSLAYTPMWAENMTAGRGWIALALVVFASWRVWRLLLGAYLFGLASILHLVAQGLGLAIPSSLLAMLPYVATIIVLVLLSRDALRTRLYAPVSLGQPWQSGH
- a CDS encoding calcium:proton antiporter, which produces MFSILKQESFLLLAIIAACIAYPLEHWLLHSGQIVALVGGLVLIGFIVAASMRVAHHAELLAEKVGDPYGTMILTLAAVLVEVVILAIMMSNEASPTLVRDTIYSAVMLDINGILGLAALMGGIKHGEQSYNDDSARSYSVMILTAMGVSMVVPEFIPEANWKLYSAFTIGAMVVLYALFLRMQVGPHSYFFSYSYPDKRRKKEPIEQEPKPLSLGLSIGILVGGVVVIGALAEIMSKTLDLGLEGTGAPPVITAILVAAISAAPEILTALRAALANRMQSVVNIAMGASLSTVILTVPVMEAMALYTGQPFQMAMTPVQTVMIFITLIVSAINLNDGETNAIEGMTHFVLFATFIMLSLLGV
- a CDS encoding 8-oxoguanine deaminase — its product is MPATRIWLKTPLAIFTANALDARGGLVLQDGVIVEVLAAGQQPSAPCSEVFDAREHVILPGLINTHHHFYQTLTRAWAPVVNQPLFPWLKTLYPVWARLTPEKLALATKVALAELLLSGCTTAADHHYLFPDGLENAIDVQVETVRELGMRAMLTRGSMSLGEKDGGLPPQQTVQEGQVILDDSQRLIHEYHERGDGAQIQIALAPCSPFSVTPEIMSASAELANTLDVRLHTHLAETLDEEDFCLQRFGLRTVDYLDSVGWLGPRTWLAHGIHFNPDEIARLGQAGTGICHCPSSNMRLASGICPSIDLTDAGALFGLGVDGSASNDASNMILEARQALYIQRLRYGAEKITPERVLGWATKGSASLLGRSDIGELAVGKQADLALFKLDELRFSGSHDPISALLLCGADRADRVMIGGKWRVVDGQVEGLDLRGLIADHSQAARQLIAGT
- a CDS encoding ABC transporter permease; the protein is MLLSLEPRGQQSRLMLWCSPLLAAVLTLACGSLLFIALGHDPLQTLHTLLIVPVSDLYGISELLVKALPILLCALGLAVAYQARIWNIGAEGQLLLGALAGSAVAVHIIDWQSRWALVLILLVGMLAGAAWAGLTAWLRTRFNANEILTSIMLNYIALNLLLFCVHGPLKDPAGFNFPESAMFGDASRLPLLLEDGRVHGGVYFALLALVAVWVLLQKSFIGFQIKVLGLDKRAAGFVGFREKRLIWLALLISGGLAGLAGVSEVTGPIGQLVPQVSPGYGYAAITVAFLGRLNPIGIVFSSLLMALLYLGGESAQMSLNLPQAITQLFQGMMLFFLLACDVLILYRPRLNRRWIRRTSTTAVTAGAL
- a CDS encoding LysR family transcriptional regulator — translated: MSSRRPDPLAQVSDFDIRLLRIFRSVVECGGFSAAETVLGIGRSAISQQMSDLEQRLGLRLCQRGRAGFSLTEEGREVYQSALQLLSALESFRTEVNGLHQHLRGELIIGLTDNLVTLPHMRITHALAQLKERGPDVQIQIRMIAPNEVEQGVLDGRLHVGVVPQASALSGLEYQPLYSERSLLYCAVGHPLFYVDDEQLDDQRLNSQDAIAPTFRLPADIQAHYQALNCTASASDREGMAFLILTGRYIGYLPDHYASLWVQQGRLRALKSTTRFYDLSLASVTRKGRRPHLVLESFLESLAATR
- a CDS encoding uracil-xanthine permease family protein, with the protein product MQPDSDSPSELIYGLDDRPKPLAAILAALQHVLASFVGIITPPLVIGSALGLTAHLPYLISMALMVSGVGTFIQARRPFGIGAGMICLQGTSFAFLGAVLSAGFLVKQRGGSPEDILAMIFGVCFFGALVQIVLSRFIGQLRRVVTPLVTGIVITLIGISLIKVGITDLGGGFNAPDFGAPGNLALGVFVLLTIILLNRSNTPWVRLSAIIIGLVLGSLAAWFSGKLLPQPLPDVPLVSFPTPFKFGFSFDWTAFLPVALIYLISTLETVGDLTANCMLARQPISGPSYISRLRGGVLGDGVSCMIAATFSAFPNTTFAQNNGVIQLTGVASRYVGLYIGSILFCLGLFPMIGAVLQQIPKPVLGGATLVMFGAVAAAGVRILAQSPLDRRSMLIIATSFGVGLGIAAQPNLLHLLPKLVQNLFDSAITSGGLTAIVLCLLLPESQTAATEAPATLNKIEQA
- a CDS encoding ABC transporter ATP-binding protein; protein product: MPIAPPVPRLQLRHISKRYPGCLANDAIDLSIAPGEIHALLGENGAGKSTLMKIIYGVTQADAGDMLWQGQSVKIRNPAQARQLGIGMVFQHFSLFETLSVAQNIALAMGAAAGTPQQLAPKIAEVSRRYGMALEPERLVHSLSIGERQRVEIVRCLMQDIRLLILDEPTSVLTPQEADELFVTLRRLAAEGCSILFISHKLGEVRALCHSATVLRGGRVAGHCRPAECSDQQLAQLMVGEAATMIGDYPKVSGGAAFLQVSGLSWHNPDPFGCSLGDIDLQVRSGEIVGIAGVAGNGQDELLALLSGEQRVPRTDAATIRFGAQNVADLRPDARRKLGLAFVPAERLGHGAVPELSLADNALLTAFQQGLVSRGMIQRSKLETFAEQIIQRFGVKTPDTQTAARSLSGGNLQKFILGREILQQPKLLIAAHPTWGVDVGAAATIHRALIALRDAGAAILVISEDLDELFQISDRLGALCGGRLSPLQDTGETQLSDVGGWMAGQFAHSPSSATV